Genomic window (Methyloprofundus sp.):
TTGCTATGCAGTCATCATTAGCATCTCTCTCTGGGGTTATGACAGCTGAAAGAGATAACTCCAAGCATACCTCTGGGGTACTAAATGAAACCCACCAAGCCGTTGATAATATTTCAACAGCTTTAGTAAGCATGGCTTCAGATACCCAAGCAACGGCTACCACGGTAGATGAATTAAATCGCAGTGCTCAAGATATTGAAGGCATCATCAACCTCATCAAAAATATATCTGATCAAACCAATTTATTAGCCTTAAATGCCGCAATCGAAGCAGCACGAGCTGGTGAACACGGTCGTGGCTTTGCTGTCGTTGCTGACGAAGTGCGCACATTAGCCAAACGCACTAATGATGCTACCTCAGATATTGAGTCCTTAGTTGGCACCATACGCTCTGAGACAGATAATGCAAAAATACAAATGACTCAAGTTGCTACTGATTCTGCTCAATTTGGTGAGGCAGGCACACAAGCTAGTTATAAAATGCAAGAATTGGTACGCCTATCAACTCACATGCAACATACCATCGCAGGTAGTGCCTTGCGTAGCTTTGTTGAAGTGGTAAAACTCGATCATTTAATCTATAAAATGGAAATTTATAAAGTGGTTATGGGAGTTTCTACTAAAACCAACCATGATTTTTCCAGTCATCATGATTGCCGTCTTGGTAAATGGTATTTTCAAGGCGAAGGAAAAAATCATTTCGCCGCTTCCATTCATTATAGAGAATTGGACCACCCACACCAAGATGTACATAATAGTGGTGTTGCAGCCATTAACAGCATGACTGATGGCAACCAAGAAGCAACTTTAAAATTACTGCAAAAAATGGAAACCGCGAGCATGCAAGTATTAAACAAATTAGAGGCTATTGCTTTAGAGTCCGAATTGAATTAAACCCAATAAAACTAATATCCTACTTGCGTATTTACCATATCAGTACTACCTAAACTATCAATGACCGTAATTTGGTATTGCCCCGTATTTTTAAATTGATAACGCATCAATTCATTGCCACGGGTAATGGCAACTTCTTGGCCATTTATATACCAATATAGTTGCCCTATTCCCCCCTGAGTACTTAATTGAATAGTAGGTAAATCCATATCATTCCTAATAACCCTCAAAATCACATGATCTTCTAGGCCAACAATAAAAATAGACTGTTCGTTTTGTGAAACAGGAGCCTGGCAACGCTTATCAAATTCAGGCAGTTGATGATTACGCCGATATTGGGCAGCTATCCATGGCTCAACTGCCAAAGGCCATAATGCCTTTTTTAACGAGCGTGTTTGTTTGGGCAAACAACTTGCATCCACCCTACTTCCCGTATTCGCATCTACCCATATCGTAATAGGATTACTTTGCCACTCCTTATCATCAAAAAATGTTCTGGGAAAATTCTGCTCTAATATCCAAGCAGACTTCGTCACATGACAAAGATTATCGGGCGTAGTAGTTCTACTCTTGCCTAATGGCCAACAAATATCTTCCGTACTAACCGTTTTAGTCGGCATGACCGCATGAATTTTCTTATGCTGAGAACGAATACGCTCCATTATGGAAAACAATAGCGGAGCAGCCGTTCTTGCTCCATAATGCCCAGGCAAAGGCGTACCATCAGGACGACCGATCCAGACACCCATCGTATATTCTTGAATCACACCGATACTCCAAATATCTCGAAAACCATAACTAGTCCCTGTTTTCCAAGCCATCGGACTAGCCTTAAGTGCATCTCGCTGCAGACCACGCGTTAATATATCACGTACGATAAAAGCCGAGCCTGCTGACAAAAATCGGCGCTGCTCTACTGGCTCACTGGGTAAAAAACGCAATTTACCTGAAAGCCCGTTATTTGCTAATGCGGTATAACTAGCGACCAGACTTTCCAACTGCGTCCCCACGCCCCCCAAAATAACAGCTAAATTAGCTTTACCATCAGCAGGCAAGCGCATTTTCAACCCAGCATTTTTTAATTGGCTTACAAAATTATTAACTCCCAGGTGATGCAATACTTGTACTGCCGGGATATTGAGAGAATGCCTTAAAGCATCACTAACACTAACTGCACCTGTAAAACCACGACTAAAATTTCCAGGACGATAACCATTAATATTTATAGGTGTATCCATCAATAATGACTCGGAGTGAATCAAGCCAGCATCAATTGCCAATGCATATAAGAAAGGTTTTAGGGTCGAGCCTGGGGAACGCGTCGCCTGCACCATGTCCACATGCCCATAACGACTTGCATCCATAAAATCGCTGGAACCAATATAAGTACGCACTGCCAAATTAGCATTTTCTACCACCAACACTGCTGCGGAGGTTTGTTTAGGTAATTGCCATATATATTGCTGCACCAACTCTGCCAGGTTTCTTTGCATCGCATAATCAATGGTAGTTACCAATGCTTTATTAGCTACGACTTTATTTAGCAGGCGCCGAGCTAATAGTGGTGCAACGATTGCTTGCTTATGCCATTGCTTAGTCACCGTTTCAAGCTTTGCCTCTTGCACTTGTGTTGCTGTCCATACTTGAAGAGACAACATTCTATCTAACACTTTATTACGTGCTTTTTCTGCCCGCCGCGGGTGCCTATCCGGACGTAAGCGGCTTGGTGCTTGCGGTAATACTGCCAACAACGCAGCCTCTGCATGGCTTAATTGTTGTGCTGACTTTCCCAAATAAGTACTACTCGCCGCCTGTACCCCTGCTAAAGTTCCACCAAAAGGCGCATGATTTAAATAGTAACTTAAAATATCCTGTTTACTGAAATACCACTCTAACTGTAATGCACGGAAAATTTGCTTTAACTTACCAGCAATCGTCCGCGTATGTGGGTCAATAAGTCGTGCCACCTGCATGGTCAGGGTCGAGCCACCTGAAATGACTCGATTAGATCGAATATTTTGTGCCAATGCACGCAACATCGCAAACGGATTCACGCCAGGATGCTGATAAAACCAACGATCTTCGTAAGTTAATAAGGCTTGTAAATAAAGCGGAGAAACTTGCTCGATCGCAACGGGATAACGCCAAACGCCATTGCTATCAGCAAATGCACGTAGTAACTCACCTTCTTTGCTAACAATGGTACGCGCATATGACTGTTCAAACTGGCTATCAGGTAGCGGGTATAAATAATCCAGCACTATAACGCAGATAGTAAGAGCTATAAGTAAAGTGAAGGTTTTATACACAACAGCTTATTTGGCTAAACGAGGATTTAATAATACTTGTAGGTGCAGATTTATCTGCACATTGCGGCTAAAGCCACACCTACAAAGGCATTAAGTTAATTATTAGCAGACTATACAACTGTTTTTCGACCCTTAAAAACTGACACTACCCTGCACCCAAATTTTTTGGGTATTTTTATCTACGCCTGCTTTTGCTGCCGCCAAAGTATTATCGGCATCGTAATAGGCATATTTTGCTAATAATTGATAGTGCTCCCCAAAGTGCTTACTAATCAAAAAGTCATATTCATCACCATAGTCACCATGCCCTGATGAGTCCGCAAAGGCATGATAAGCAAACATAAATTTTACACCATAAAAGCTCTTATCAATTGAAGCCTGAATATCTCGAACTCCTGCACCTGGAGTAACCAAAAATTGATCAGCCCACCCCTGAAAAGCATGATTCGTCCCTAAAGGCGTTTGAAAGGCCTGCATACCATTGCCACCTAATAATTCAATACCTGATTTAACAGTAACGCCCGCATAACTAGCTCCTAAAAGTAAGTTATATCTATCTAGATTATAGCTAGCTGGGTTGTGTCGATAACTACTTTGGTTACTATAGGCAATATCATAAGATAGTTGAATGTCATATTTTAATGTTGGGGCACCCTGCATGCGTACACCATAGGTTTGCGTTGAGTTACTTGCCGTATCGTAATCAGCCAACCAATATGCATAACCTGTAAGAGAACTAGACTGGCCAAACTTATAAGTAAAATTTAGTATTGGCATTTCTACCGTTTGGTTGGTCGCCGTCACTTTTTGCACACCACCAATATAAATAAAATTTAAGGTTAAATTTTCAATAGATTGATTACGAATAAGTAAGGAATCAAAGGTTTGCTCTAATTGCCGCCAACTCACACTACCGATAAAACGCTCATTATCTAAATTGATACGTTGCCGGCCACCTTTAAGTAAGGTGCCTGGGATGGCTTTGTAACTTAGCCAAAACTGATTAAGTTCCTGCGCTTGTGGATCAACTATAGTTTCATAGCCAGTCAAGCCATTTTGCAAACTATTAAAATCTTCCTGCATTGCCAAATTGCCAGCATACTCAATATAGGTTTGCAAACTATATAGCTCAGGCGACAAGTACCCTAAGCGCAAGCGCAATGTGTTTGCATTTGCTGTTTTAATAGGTGAGTTGTCAGAAGTATATACATATTCATAACGATAACGAATATCAAATTTTAATTGCCCATATTTAGAGTTATCGCCTAAGCTGAGAGCATTCTCTATCGCAGTATTAACCTCCAGTGCTTGCAGTGGCACTGGGATAAATAACAATAGTATATAGCTTATACATAGCTTTTTTATTACTCTTGCTCTTACCCCTCCTCTAACTCCACTAATACTACTTAAGGTCAATAAAGCCATCAGAACTGTTCATCTCTTCCTCAATATTTGCATTCGGCATTTGATCTTCAGCAGCATCCAAAGTAGTCACATCGCTAAGATCAGTTGCCTCCTGCATTTCATTAATAGGATTAGTTTCTTTAGCGGGTGTGGGTGCAATTTCAACTAAACCGCTATTTGCAGAACCAGGATCTCTAAGCACTGTAATTTTTAGAGTCAAACGCCTATTTAACGCCCTATCCAAATTGGTAACATCATCCTCTATTAATAAGTCATTAGACCCAACTCCTGCATAGCTAAGTCTATCAGCATGAATTGCACTACGAATAAAATAATCGTAAATAGCTTTAGCCCGTTGTTGAGAAAGTAATTGATTTACAATATTGTTACCGCGCGCATCAGAGTGGCCAATAATAAGAATAGATGAATACTGATATTCTCTGATAACATCAACAACCTGATCGAGAACATCATGTAAATTCCAATTCATGCTAGCCGAGTTAATAGAAAAAGCAATATTGCCTGGTATATTCAATTCTATAGTGCGCTCATCTAATAATTCAGAAGAGACTCCCTTTTGCGTTAATTTGCGTCTAAATAGCGCATCCTGCTCCAACAGGTACTGCTTCTCATCTAAGTTTGCTATTGACCCAAAAGCGGCTTCTCCAGGCTTATATAGAGGGGGATTTTTAGGCCCAGTCTGGCAAGCAGTTATCAAAGAAACCGATAACACTCCAAAAATTAATCGTTTCATTTTTTTGTAAAAGTTAATGATAAAAATGCAATGATACCAAAATATGGCTCGTTCTTGTTTATTCTGTTTTATATTACCCTAAATAATGCAGCAAATATTTTTACCTAACTAAAAATTTTTCTTAACAGAGTTCATGTTTATTCATTCACTATGCGCACCATCATGGTGCAAAATGAGCATACAAAATTATACTGCCAAATAATATCCTTTAAATTCATAGCTATAAAAAATGGCACAATATATGCTTCCACTATAAGAATATTGACCTACTAATAAAGTCGGGTATTTTTTATATTTATATTGTAAGATAAGAAGTTTGATATGCCTATAAATGGCATAACTGAATGAAATAATAATAACCATCAGGAGACACCTTAAATGTCAGTAGATAACGTTCTAAAAATGATCCAAGAAAACGACATCAAATTTGTTGATTTTCGTTTTTGTGACACCCGCGGTAAAGAGCAGCATGTTACCTTCCCTGCACACTCGATTGATGAAGACACTTTTGAAGAAGGCAACATGTTTGATGGTTCTTCAGTTGCAGGCTGGAAAGGTATCAATGAATCTGACATGATTTTAATGCCAGATCCTTCAAGTGCTAAAATTGACCCTTTCTTTGATGACAACACTTTGATTCTACGCTGTGACATCATTGAGCCTAATGACATGCAAGGCTACGAACGTGATCCACGCTCTATTGCACGTCGTGCAGAAGCTTACATGCAATCAACGGGTATTGCTGATGCTGCTTTTTTTGGCCCTGAAAATGAGTTTTTCATTTTTGATGATGTACGCTGGAATACAGACATGGGTAGCTGTAGCTACAAAATTGATTCTGAAGAAGCAGGCTGGAACTCTGAAAAAGTATATGAAGATGGTAACATCGGTCACCGTCCTGGCGTAAAAGGCGGTTACTTCCCAGTTCCTCCTGTTGATTCACTACAAGACATGCGTTCAGCCATGTGTTTGGTATTAGAAGAAATGGGGCAAGTTACCGAAGTACATCATCACGAAGTAGCGACAGCAGGCCAATGTGAATTAGGCGTTCGATTCAACACACTAGTACAAAAAGCGGATGAAGTATTAGAACTTAAATACGTTGTTGCTAATATCGCTCATGCTTACGGTAAAACAGCAACCTTTATGCCTAAGCCATTAGTGGGTGATAACGGTAACGGTATGCACGTACATCAATCTTTATTTAAAGATGGAGCAAACCTATTTTCAGGCGATTTATACGGCGGTTTATCTGAAACGGCTTTATTTTACATCGGTGGTATTATTAAACATGCCAAAGCACTAAATGCTTTCGCTAATGCATCAACAAACAGCTACAAACGCCTTGTTCCAGGCTTTGAAGCACCTGTTATGTTAGCTTACTCAGCACGTAACCGCTCTGCCTCTATCCGTATTCCTTTTGTGAACAATCCTAAAGGTCGTCGTATTGAAATACGTTTTGGTGATTCAACAGCGAATCCTTACCTATGCTTTGCAGCGATGTTAATGGCTGGCTTAGATGGTATCCAAAATAAGATTCACCCTGGTGAAGCAATGGATAAAGATTTATACGACCTACCTCCTGAAGAAGAAAAATTAATTCCTCAGGTTGCATTTTCTTTTGATGAAGCACTAAAAGCATTAGATGAAGATCGTGAATTCCTAACTCGTGGCGGCGTATTCACTGATGATGCAATTGATGGTTACATTGATTTAAAAACCGAAGAAGTACAACGTCTACGTATGAGCACTCACCCTGTTGAGTTCGACATGTACTATAGCTTGTAAAAACCGAACAACACCTACTCTTCACTTTTGAGTAGGCTGTTTTTGTTCCTTAAAGGGGCAGGTAAATAATATTTACCTGCCCCTTTTTTTGTAACATACACCAAGATTGCACTATAATTGCACGCAACCGTCTCGTTTTGCACCATTTTGGTTCAATTAATCCATCCGTTAAAACTTAAGCCCCTCTATTTCCTAATATATTTATTGGCCTAAAATTTGCTATTACTTCTGTTAAGAACCATCATTTAAATAACAACTGTGCATAAAAAAATACTAGAAAACTTAAATGAAGCTATTCTGCTTTTTAATAGTGATTTGATTCTCACCTATATCAATACGGCAGGAGAAATTTTATTTGGAGATAGTGCTCGGCATTTAGTTGGCAAGTCAGCTAACTATTTATTTCATTCTGACAGTATTTTAATTAATGACCTACAACAATGCATAACCGACAACGAAGGCCTAGTTGACCGAGAGCTTAACATCAACCTTTACCAAAAAAATATTACTATTAATTTCAGTGCAACCCCTATTTATGAACCCCAACAAGCAGCTGAAATTCTAATAGAACTACAACAAGTTGATCGTCACTTACGTATCTCCAAAGAAGAGCAATTACTGGCCCAACAGAACACCTCACGCATGCTAATGCGCGGTTTTGCCCATGAAATAAAAAATCCTTTAGGCGGCTTGCGCGGCGCAGCTCAGTTACTAGAGCTTGAATTGCAAGAAGACGAACTGAAAGAGTACACTCAAATAATCATTGCCGAAGCCGACCGCATGAAAGTGCTTATGGACAAAATGCTGGGACCTAATAAAGTCCCGAATAAAGTTGCTTTAAATATTCACGAACCTCTTGAACGTGCACGCCAACTGGTTCAAGCAGAAGTACTGGATTCAATCATTATTGTGAACGATTACGACCCAAGTATTCCTGAGTTATATGCTGATAAAAACCAGCTTATCCAAGCATTTCTTAATATTACCCGCAATGCAGCACAAGCTATTAATAATGCAGGAAAAATCACTTTGCGCACCCGAATTTGTCGGCAAATGACTATTGCAGGTAAACGCCATAAATTAACAGCAAGAATTGATGTTATTGATAATGGTGCCGGCATAAACCCTGAACTTATTAACCAAATTTTTTACCCTATGATCACCGATAAAAATGATGGCACAGGACTGGGGCTCCCCATATCACAATCCATTATCAACCAATATAATGGCATCATTGAATGCAGTAGCACCCCAGGGAATACTATTTTTTCAATTTTCTTACCAGTAGGCAACATCAATGACTAAGCCTTATCATGTCTGGGTAACTGACGATGACAAATCGATACGCTGGGTAATAGAAAAAGCACTCACTAAGAATGAAATAATTTCGCGTAGCTTTGCAACAGCCAAGGAACTATTAGTGGCATTGCAAGATGACACACCTGATGCTTTGTTATCAGATATTCGCATGCCTGGCATGGATGGCTTACAACTATTAGAGCGCCTACAACACTCTCACCCTGATTTACCCATTATTATTATGACTGCCCACTCTGATTTAGAGAGTGCCGTGTCTGCTTTTCATGGTGGCGCATTTGAGTATTTGCCCAAACCATTTGATATTGATGAAATGCTCACGTTAGTGCAACGAGCCTGTTTGCATAGCCAACAAAAAAATACCAGCAATAGTACCGAAAAAGACGACAGCAACCCTCCTACCGAAATTATAGGGGAATCACCTGCCATGCAGGAAGTATTTCGCGCTATTGGTCGTTTAGCACGCTCACATATTACAGTACTCATTAATGGGCAGTCAGGCACTGGTAAAGAACTTGTTGCTAAGGCCTTACACAAACATAGCCCACGCGCAAAGCAGCCTTTTATTGCCTTGAATATGGCAGCCATTCCCAAAGACCTAATGGAATCCGAACTGTTTGGTCATGAAAAAGGTGCTTTTACTGGAGCGAATGCCCGCCGCTCGGGGCGCTTTGAGCAAGCAAATCATGGCACTCTATTTCTAGATGAAATTGGCGATATGCCCGCAGAATTGCAAACTCGCTTATTACGGGTATTATCCGATAATGAATTTTACCCCGTTGGAGCACATGCCCCCGTCAAAGTAAATGTACGTATTATTGCAGCAACTCACCAAAACCTTGAAGCACTGGTAGAGCAAGGCTTATTTCGTGAGGATTTATTTCACCGCTTGAATGTTATTCGCATCCATATCCCTCCGCTGAGTGAGCGCCCGCAAGACATACCCTTGCTAATGCATCACTTTCTGGCTGCTGCCGCAAAAGAGCTGGAAACCGAGGTCAAGCGCCTTTTACCAGAAACAGAAAATTATCTACGTACCTTACCTTGGCCAGGCAATGTTCGCCAATTAGAAAATATTTGTCGCTGGTTAACCGTCATGGCCTCAA
Coding sequences:
- a CDS encoding two-component system, NtrC family, nitrogen regulation sensor histidine kinase GlnL — translated: MHKKILENLNEAILLFNSDLILTYINTAGEILFGDSARHLVGKSANYLFHSDSILINDLQQCITDNEGLVDRELNINLYQKNITINFSATPIYEPQQAAEILIELQQVDRHLRISKEEQLLAQQNTSRMLMRGFAHEIKNPLGGLRGAAQLLELELQEDELKEYTQIIIAEADRMKVLMDKMLGPNKVPNKVALNIHEPLERARQLVQAEVLDSIIIVNDYDPSIPELYADKNQLIQAFLNITRNAAQAINNAGKITLRTRICRQMTIAGKRHKLTARIDVIDNGAGINPELINQIFYPMITDKNDGTGLGLPISQSIINQYNGIIECSSTPGNTIFSIFLPVGNIND
- a CDS encoding two-component system, NtrC family, nitrogen regulation response regulator GlnG; protein product: MTKPYHVWVTDDDKSIRWVIEKALTKNEIISRSFATAKELLVALQDDTPDALLSDIRMPGMDGLQLLERLQHSHPDLPIIIMTAHSDLESAVSAFHGGAFEYLPKPFDIDEMLTLVQRACLHSQQKNTSNSTEKDDSNPPTEIIGESPAMQEVFRAIGRLARSHITVLINGQSGTGKELVAKALHKHSPRAKQPFIALNMAAIPKDLMESELFGHEKGAFTGANARRSGRFEQANHGTLFLDEIGDMPAELQTRLLRVLSDNEFYPVGAHAPVKVNVRIIAATHQNLEALVEQGLFREDLFHRLNVIRIHIPPLSERPQDIPLLMHHFLAAAAKELETEVKRLLPETENYLRTLPWPGNVRQLENICRWLTVMASSIEIHLSDLPPELLPEYAINQTTSNNIDEISNWETSLRLTVQQKMQQGQEDIAKQIITEIEKILISSALEHTRGKRHEAANLLGYGRNTLTRKIKELAIEQ
- a CDS encoding glutamine synthetase, with product MSVDNVLKMIQENDIKFVDFRFCDTRGKEQHVTFPAHSIDEDTFEEGNMFDGSSVAGWKGINESDMILMPDPSSAKIDPFFDDNTLILRCDIIEPNDMQGYERDPRSIARRAEAYMQSTGIADAAFFGPENEFFIFDDVRWNTDMGSCSYKIDSEEAGWNSEKVYEDGNIGHRPGVKGGYFPVPPVDSLQDMRSAMCLVLEEMGQVTEVHHHEVATAGQCELGVRFNTLVQKADEVLELKYVVANIAHAYGKTATFMPKPLVGDNGNGMHVHQSLFKDGANLFSGDLYGGLSETALFYIGGIIKHAKALNAFANASTNSYKRLVPGFEAPVMLAYSARNRSASIRIPFVNNPKGRRIEIRFGDSTANPYLCFAAMLMAGLDGIQNKIHPGEAMDKDLYDLPPEEEKLIPQVAFSFDEALKALDEDREFLTRGGVFTDDAIDGYIDLKTEEVQRLRMSTHPVEFDMYYSL
- a CDS encoding penicillin-binding protein 1C; translated protein: MLDYLYPLPDSQFEQSYARTIVSKEGELLRAFADSNGVWRYPVAIEQVSPLYLQALLTYEDRWFYQHPGVNPFAMLRALAQNIRSNRVISGGSTLTMQVARLIDPHTRTIAGKLKQIFRALQLEWYFSKQDILSYYLNHAPFGGTLAGVQAASSTYLGKSAQQLSHAEAALLAVLPQAPSRLRPDRHPRRAEKARNKVLDRMLSLQVWTATQVQEAKLETVTKQWHKQAIVAPLLARRLLNKVVANKALVTTIDYAMQRNLAELVQQYIWQLPKQTSAAVLVVENANLAVRTYIGSSDFMDASRYGHVDMVQATRSPGSTLKPFLYALAIDAGLIHSESLLMDTPININGYRPGNFSRGFTGAVSVSDALRHSLNIPAVQVLHHLGVNNFVSQLKNAGLKMRLPADGKANLAVILGGVGTQLESLVASYTALANNGLSGKLRFLPSEPVEQRRFLSAGSAFIVRDILTRGLQRDALKASPMAWKTGTSYGFRDIWSIGVIQEYTMGVWIGRPDGTPLPGHYGARTAAPLLFSIMERIRSQHKKIHAVMPTKTVSTEDICWPLGKSRTTTPDNLCHVTKSAWILEQNFPRTFFDDKEWQSNPITIWVDANTGSRVDASCLPKQTRSLKKALWPLAVEPWIAAQYRRNHQLPEFDKRCQAPVSQNEQSIFIVGLEDHVILRVIRNDMDLPTIQLSTQGGIGQLYWYINGQEVAITRGNELMRYQFKNTGQYQITVIDSLGSTDMVNTQVGY